CGTGAAGGTATTGCTTACTAGGGTACACGGATCGCAAGTTCCTTCCACGGCCCAAGCATGTACCACCTTGCCTCCCTTCTGCTTGATTGGCGTCAACGCAAGCAGCTTACCATCAGGGGAAAGGCCCGTTTCTTCGGCGAACTCACGCACGGCGGCATGCTGCGCGTCTTCGCCCTCGTTGATTTCTCCCTTAGGGATCGTCCAGGCACCTTCGTCTTTCTTCCGGAAGTAAGGTCCACCGGGATGCGCCAGCAGCACTTGCAATGTGCCTGCTTCATACCGGTACATCAGCAGTCCGGCACTTACCTTAGATTGGGCCATCGGCTACCTCGAAAAGAACCGAACCAACCACATGACGCCACTTAGCAAAACGCTCAGGACAATGCAGGTCGCCAACGGGAAGTAAAAACGAAAGTTGTCCCCCTTAGCGCTGATATCCCCCGGTAACTTCCCGAGCCACGGAATCGATGGACCCAGCAGCCACACCACGCCAACTCCGGTGATTAGCAGACCAGCGATAATTAAAAGCCAGGCAGGATGGGACATGGTTTACAGGGATCGCAAGTCTTCAGGGAATCGAATGCGTAACGCCGCTGTTCGTATCTTTGAACGAAAGCAGATCGAGGGCAAGCCCACCGGTGTTTCCCTCTGGCCAACGAGTTACAATCCGAACAGCACGAACCGTCGATTTGGAAAACGCTGAATTCAAAAGGGTTTGATCTATGTCTATGGGTTGGCATCTGTATGAATTTGATCGCTCGGTATTCGACGCGATCTTCATGGGCGAGGATCCCCAAGCTGTCACACTGATCAAGGCCGCCCTTGCTGATCCTGACGAGTTCGATCTGCCCGATCTGGAACTAGCGGACGAAATGGTCGAAAACGTCTGCCAGAATGGATTCGATTTCGACGACCAGGACGAAGACGAACTCGATGTGCTTGATTGTCTGATCACGGCGCTGTTTAAGTCGGATCAGTTAGCCACCCGGCTGCACGTTCGCCCTTTGACCCGAGTACCACTTAGTCCTGAACTGATTCAAGCAATCGCACCCATCAGCGATTCCACCGAAGCCGGAAAGGTTTATCACGCAATGCTCGATGGCGGCCGACGGGTTGGCCAGAAGGATTCGTCTTGGTGCGAATATATTATCTGGGACCCGATTGAAGCCGACGGTGTGTTGCAAGATGCCCGAAAGCTGGTTGAAAGCCGTACAGACAGCGACGAAATGACCACCCACGCCGAGGCCGCCCTTATAGAGCCATTGGAAAGCCGCAGCAGCACGGAGGTTGGTATTGTTTGCTTTGGTTCTTGATCAAGCCGGTACGACTTATTCCGCCAACGAGAATCGCGTAGGTACCAGTTCGGTTTCTCCCTTACGGTGGACGAATAGCAACTCGTCGGTTGAAAGGTTGTAAACACTCGACCACATGGTCCAGTCGTTGACCGAGACCGACTGCATGACGTTCATGATGTCAGTCGATTCGATTTTGGTGTCTGCGAACTGGGCCAGTTGGTCGGAGGCGGACTTATAGCGATAGCAGTTCTCGTCGCACGCCTCTTCGCTTTCGCCCCAGATTTGCGAGTTGGTGCAAACCTGCCAGGTGGGCTCGGTGCGGGTTACCTTCTTTTCGCCGCCGATGAACTCGACAACCGCCGAATCTCCACTCGCGTCGGCGATCATGAAGTGACACGTTGTGCCAGCGAAACGGAGATTGAATTCGTCCAACAGGTCGATGGCTTCCTGTGTCGTCTGGCAGTTATCTAAGATCATCCGCATCGCGGTCGAGTGGAGCAGCGCGGGCTTGCCTGGCTCGTGCGGCGGTTGGACTCCTTCGACCGACATGTCCGAGACCGCCACGCCAGCTTCGTTCGCTCCGTCCATCAAGTAGTACGGCGCGAGCAGCAGCGGCACGCGGGTAATCAGCGAGGTTTCATCCAGATCGGTACGATCCATGTTCAGGTAGGCCAGATCAAGCACCGCGGTCGAGACGACCTTGCCTCCCTTGTGGATCCGCAAAACCAGGGAGGCATTATGGTACCAGTCGAAATTGCGGCCGAAGAAGGTCTCGCCGTCGGCGTTCTGGTAAACGACCGTCGAGCAGTGATGCGCGGCGACATCTTGCAGTTCGACTTTATCCGGCAGGTACCAAGATTGCACGCTTTGGATCGCAAAAGCAACCGGCGTCGGGAAGTAGGCTTTGATGAAGCTCCCCTCGATGTCATTCACATCGATGCCGTTAGCTCGAATGTGATCGAGGTGGTAGTCGCCGTAGTAGTCCATGACATAGGCGTTGGTCCCTTCGATCCGCCGAAG
This window of the Blastopirellula marina genome carries:
- a CDS encoding C45 family autoproteolytic acyltransferase/hydolase; the protein is MTHQPSEPSTRRFPRLKRIAKWGSIVAVIVTALVAWATYDEVRTLWSLRRIEGTNAYVMDYYGDYHLDHIRANGIDVNDIEGSFIKAYFPTPVAFAIQSVQSWYLPDKVELQDVAAHHCSTVVYQNADGETFFGRNFDWYHNASLVLRIHKGGKVVSTAVLDLAYLNMDRTDLDETSLITRVPLLLAPYYLMDGANEAGVAVSDMSVEGVQPPHEPGKPALLHSTAMRMILDNCQTTQEAIDLLDEFNLRFAGTTCHFMIADASGDSAVVEFIGGEKKVTRTEPTWQVCTNSQIWGESEEACDENCYRYKSASDQLAQFADTKIESTDIMNVMQSVSVNDWTMWSSVYNLSTDELLFVHRKGETELVPTRFSLAE
- a CDS encoding DUF2905 domain-containing protein produces the protein MSHPAWLLIIAGLLITGVGVVWLLGPSIPWLGKLPGDISAKGDNFRFYFPLATCIVLSVLLSGVMWLVRFFSR
- a CDS encoding NUDIX domain-containing protein, with the translated sequence MAQSKVSAGLLMYRYEAGTLQVLLAHPGGPYFRKKDEGAWTIPKGEINEGEDAQHAAVREFAEETGLSPDGKLLALTPIKQKGGKVVHAWAVEGTCDPCTLVSNTFTIEWPPKSGRQQTFPEIDRAEFFDLPTAQRKINAAQVALLVELQSILEKEA